AGGCGGAATGCTAGAAATTGCATCACCACGAGAGTTAAGGAGTCTTTGGgttaactgtttttttttttattgaaaatagaaaatagtaataaaaaaatgtgtttgattgaatttttaaaaatatctaacaagaaataatcaaaagatgagaataataaaatctcattttcagttgaaaacaaaaatcttattttagataaaatgaaaatataatgataaaaaatgtaattttaaggaaatttaaaaatataaaaaagacaagaagtcaatatatcataaatttttagtatttttattcttgaaaacagaaaataaaaaattaaaccaaacatattttcaaaattctaatcttttgataatgaaaacaattttcaaaaaataaaaataaaaatacaaactaaacgccctctaaataaaaaaaatgattacgtTAACCACATTTAATGTCGTTGGAATTAAAACTAATGGACAAACAGACGTGCtattaaaaaatctttaaaatattattttaaaacttttaaaacgtaaaatatcaatttaaaacCTAAAAATAAGTTTAGAGCTGAAACATATATACATGTATGTTAgctataaatatatttagttttgtCATTTGTCATTCAAAACTATTTTAAAGgtcatttatcattttctttttggattttcCTTTGAAAAGCTCGTTCTCGTTCTCAAGTCTCAACCCAGAAGAGAAGTGTGCGCGCTACCGTTTCTCAACTTAACTCAACTCAACTCAACTCACATCCGAGGCTTTCTCATTCATTCTCTGTCGTAGTTCTGCGATTCACCACTCAGGCATGATTTTTCCATCAATTAATACTCTCATCTCTGCCATTGTTCCTCTCTTTCGCGTTTCATCTCTTTCacacttcctttttttttttctcgcttACATTGCTTTTCCAAAACCTCTATgctccatgtttttttttcatccaataCATgactttttctcattttctgtaACTGCAGTTATTTTTATCGTGTGCTCGAAGTGAAGTCTCTGAAATTTGTGCTTTCTCTGTGTTCTTCGATTTTGGATTTGGCTTCTGTCGAATTGAATTAGGGTTTGTATGGCGAGAAGAAGCAGCAGCGAGTCTGAGGATGACGCGAGGAAGCGCAGTGGCAGCGAATCTGAGGATGAGGAGAGGTATAGGTATCGGCGGCGCGGTGCTGAGAATGGTAAGAAGAGTTCCGGTCACCGTGATGACGGTCATTCGGGGGAAGAACGAAGCGGAGCCAAGAGGGATGGTGGAATGCGAGGTGATAGGAAGAGTACGAGTAGGGACAGAAAGGAGGAGTCTGAGAGCTCTGAGGAGGAGGGTCAGATTGTGAACAAAGAAGGGGTTAGGGAAGAGAAGGGAGAGGATGAGAGATTGCGGCGTGGAGGgagagaagatgaaggagatggcTGGGGTGGTAGGGATTCTCGTCCAGGGAATGACCAGGGTGAAAGGCGGGGGAAGAAGGAGAGTCACAGATTGCATCATGGCGATAGATGGCGTGGAGGTGAGGAGGACAGATGGAGATTTAAGGATTGCCACCCACATAGTGATTCGAAGGAGGAGGATCACAGGGAGCTGGCCAGGAaatcagaaagggatagagatagagatAGGAAGCGGAAAGTTGAAAGGGGTGGAGACAATGAGAGGGATCGCCATGCATGTCATGATTCGGATGAAGAAGATGATAGGGAGTTTGCTAGGAAATCAGAGAGGGGTAGGGATAGGGATAGGAGGCGTAGAGTTGAAAAGGATGGTGACAATGAGAGGAACCACAGGGAGAAGGATGTGAGCAGGCGGCAAGAAGAAAATGGGAAGAAAAATGACAGAAATGGAAGAATGGTTGAAGATGCAAATCCTCGACGGGGAACAATACCAGGAGGTAACTTGAATGGTGATGTATCTAATTTGGGCAAGAGTGGAGGTGTTTACATTCCCCCCTTTAAGATGgcaatgatgatgaaagaagttcAGGATAAAAGTAGTGTAGAATATCAAAGGTTAACGTGGGATGCTCTGAGAAAGAGCATTAATGGGCTTGTAAATAAGGTTAATGctactaatataaaaaatattattccgGAATTGTTTGCGGAAAACCTGATCAGGGGAAGGGGACTCTTTTGTCGGTCGTGTATGAAGTCTCAGATGGCATCTCCGGGATTTACGGATGTTTTTGCTGCCTTGGTTGCTGTTGTTAATACCAAGTTTCCTGAGGTGGGGGATCTTTTGCTAAGAAGGATTGTTTTGCAGCTTAAGAGAGCTTATAAGCGAAATGACAAGGTGTGGTGTGTAGCTTGTTTTCTTGGATCAATTTTATGcatcaaatttgattttatttttgttttgtttctggtTGTGTTTTTCATTTGTCTTTCATCATTTATAGCCTCAATTACTAGCAGCTGTCAAATTTATAGCACATCTGGTGAATCAGCAAGCAGCTCATGAGATCATTGCTCTAGAGTTACTCACAGTTTTACTCGAGAAACCTACTGATGACAGTGTGGAAGTAGCTGTTGGTTTTGTCACAGAATGTGGTTCAATACTGCAGGATCTCTCACCTAAAGGCCTTCATGGTGGGTATCCCTTTGAACTATAAGGCAACTGTGTGATGACTTTGCCATttgtcttttttcttgtttcctGTTACACTTCATTTTACATttggaatctttttttttttctttccttttttctacTTCATGGTATTAACTACTGTAGGAAAGCATGGTAAAGCTAAGTAAATGATATTTGAGCTAAGATTATACCTCCTACTCTGCAAGAGAGGGGAGTCTGGAATCTAGGGTTTTAAGATTCCAGTTGCATGAAATTGTGttagagtttaagggaagattAAAGAAACGAGTTAAGATCGAAGGTGCTTGAAGGTGCGTTAGATGATATCAGGTtcgcaagaaataaaaattaatttatttgggTGCTGAGTGGTTAAAATAGGAGCCTGAGTCCCTTACTGAGTGTGGCGTAAGCaattcttatttaaaatatcaaagttgtaatattatcatttattatttattactaaaaCCTCCATGTGAACTTTTGTATCTAGTTTTTAGTTGTTTGATTCTGAGAATTAAAAGTTTTCTATCTAATTATAATGCCCAAACAAAAGCAAACATCtgtaatttttatcaaaacaaaaaaactatgTATCTAATTATTGCTCTACTGAAGTGCTCCACTTGCTTCAGGTCTTCTGCtggttaatatttgtttattttcctgCATGCTTGCAGAAATATGCTAATGCAAGACACTTATGTATACGTGCAAATGATGCTTGAGATCAATTTCAGTCTtggaattttttgttaaataagatttataattttgcaggtatctttgagcgTTTTCGTGGAATTCTTCATGAAGGAGAAATTGACAAACGTGTTCAGTTTCTGATAGAAGGCTTATTTGCAATAAGAAAAGCGAAATTTCAGGTACTTCTTGTTTATTGTTTGTGAGGGGAAATTGCACATTAACAAAATAACACAGAATTCAACTCTTTTGTTAATCAGTTAAAAGGAAtagtttgaaattgaaatgtGTTACAATGGTTGCATTGTCTTATAGGGCTATCCAGCTGTTCGTCCTGAACTGGATCTTGTGGAGCAGGAAGATCAGATAACTCATGAAGTCTCCTTGGATGAGGAGATAGATCCAGAGATTTCCCTTGGTATATTTTGTATTGATAAGTTTGTATCTGTTTCGAATTTAATTGATTGTGGAAATACTCAtgtcattttgatttttttcattttccattttGTTTTTTCAGATATATTCAAGCCAGACCCCAATTTCTTGGAGAATGAGAAGCGTTATGAAGAGTTGAAGAAATCAATGCTGGGTGAGGAGTCTGAGGATGATGAGGAAGGCTTGGATGCTGAGTCAGATGATGACGATGAAGATGATGACTCTgatgaagaggatgaagaagagaTGCAAATAAAAGATGAAACAGAGACAAATCTTGTTAATCTTCGAAGGACAATATACTTAACAATTATGTCTAGTGTTGATTTTGAGGAAGCTGGTCATAAGCTTCTGAAAATTAAGCTAGAGCCGGGTCAAGAGGTGAGCTTGGATCTCTTCTAGCAGTTACTTTTCTGTTGCTAGAATGATCGACTGCTGCCTTTtacttattctaatttttttgggtacattaaatttatattttaataatatggaAGAACTTTAGAATCTAGTTCAATGATTGGTGTGATTatattgaaaaagatgaatgcTCTTTTCTTTATCTCTCCCTTGTATATAATCACTAATCACTAATTTGCCAATTTGTTTCTCGGCACTTATTGATCTTTTATATTTGGATTTAACTGGGCATGACTTGGGTGCAAGGTTATTtggttcttttgtttttattgttgtCTAATTTGATGCTCTTTTAAAGAACTAGTGCTTACATCATGTCTAACTGTTGTAAGTTATAACCATTGGCTGCATCTTTACATAGTTACTCAGATTGAACATTCATTTCCAACATCTGATTTATCATTCTCCACTAGTTAccttttaattacaattttgtaTAATTGGTTGCAGATGGAATTGTGCATTATGCTTTTGGAATGTTGCAGCCAAGAGAGAACTTATCTTCGATATTATGGTCTTCTGGGGCAGCGTTTCTGCATGATCAACAAAGTACAccaagaaaattttgaaaagtgtTTTGTGCAGCAGTACTCAATGATTCACCGACTTGAAACAAATAAACTGCGAAATGTGGCAAAGTTTTTTGCTCATTTACTTGGCACAGATGCTCTACCTTGGCATGTTTTATCTTATATACGCTTGACTGAAGAGGACACAACTTCTTCTTCACGTATATTTATTAAGATTCTCTTCCAGGTACTGAgaatgaaaatcaaatattcctctttttgtttctttatgcACTTGCATTATTATTTCACCAAGTTTGAATTATGAGTTTTAGAAATATACTTTTCTTACAATGAGACCCGCAAAGATTTCGGGGTTGTTTTCTAGATTGCATAAATTATGCCTACATCTCTGTATGTGGAAGATGCTGATTTCGGTTTATGATGTTGCAGGAATTATCAGAACATCTTGGAATCCGACTGCTAAATGAGCGATTAAATGATCTAACAATGCAAGAATCTTTTGAATCCATATTTCCAAAAGATAATCCAAAAAACACACGGTTCTGCATTAACTTCTTTACATCTATTGGTCTTGGTGGTCTTACCGAGAACCTACGTGAGTATTTGAAGAATATGCCACGTCTTATCATGCAACAACAGAAACAAGTTTCAGAATCTGAATCAGATGATGAGTCAGGGAGTTCTGATTCATCAGATTCTGGATCAGCTAGTTCAGACTCAGACTCAGACTCAGCAAGTTCTGATGAAACTGACCGTGCGAGTGACAGAAGACAAAGAAAGCGGAGGAGAAAGTGAAGCAATTGTATGCTATTGTCGAAGGCCCTTGCATCCACAAAACTGAGTATCCATGGTTTCTCAATCTTTAAATCACTGAATAAACTTGCCTTTTTATGTGCTGTGAAAGGGATATGTGGGCTTCCTCGGTAAGTGAAAACTGTGGCATGTGCTGTGCTGTTTAAGCAAATTTGACATGGTTCACATTGTTCCATGATCACCCCTTCATCATCGTTAGATCTGGAAAGATCCAATGGCCACATTTATGCTTAGAACCACACTGAACATGGCAGTGGGAACAACAACTGAAGAGAGATAGGAGTGTGAAGTTGGTGAAGGTTTTTGATAAGATGAAACGAAGTGGTGGAATGGTAACTGGGTTGCGTGAAAGGAACAAACTTGTTAAGAGTTAGACATGGTTCTGAAAGTGGGGTCAGTGTTTCTGGCTTTGTTTTAACACTTACTTCATAGGACTTTCGATgaagacttttttttctttttcttttttgggtcTGGGACTTTTGTTCTTTCACCGTGTGTGATTGAATTCATCAAAGTTTGAGTTTGTATGCTTGCAATGGAAATGAGTCATTATTGTCAAGAGTTTATGTTTCCTTCACGACAGAGAATTATTTTTACCGCTATCATTAGGATTGCAATGATTATGTTTTTATATGAAACTGATTTTGAATGTAATATGCCTGTTAATACAGACAACTCGGAAATTTGTAGTGTTTGCGACTACAAAGCTCTACCATTTGTTTTTAAGACTTGCGACCTTTTGTACCTCAATTTCTATGTAAAGTTCCGTCCATGTCTATTTTTTCATTCCATTAATAATCTGAAACCTTAACGAATCAAAAACTTTATCCCTTAGGTCCAATATGTGTTGGTTACCCTCTTTCATGTTTTCAATCACTGCTTGTATTTTATTACTAATTATTATATTAGCTATCATCATTAGAAGGCCTGTTTTCACTAATCGCGTACCCTAGGGGCAAGTATTTACGCTTCCTCGTAACTTCTGCACAAACTGTGCACCATGAAGATTATGCTTAAACCAGCTAGACAAGGGTAGAATGGAAGATATTTCATCCACTTTCTTTGAAATTAGCCTTTCATGGAATGGTTAAAACACTAcacattatataaatatatacatatttgaTACTTGTATTGTAAGGAATCAAAGTGCAAGTAAGGCGTACAATTTTGTAATGATGAAACTAAATTTTCAGATCAGGGGAGTTTTAATTTCCCGTGAATGTAGGCCCTCTGAGGCTAGGGTCCTGCTGGAGTCTCCATTCCCTTTCCTTAAGGTACTCTAGCAGAGGCAGTGGCTCATTTCTCTGTTCTGTCACAGAACCACACCCATAAGGGCTTGGCCTTTGAAAATTGTGGAAGTGATTGGTTATGTGTTCACCAGCACCAAAAGCATAGGGATAATAACCTGGCAGCAATGGTGGGGGACCTGGTGGCTTCACATATGTGTACTGGTTAGGAGACGAAGGATTACCCCATTGATCAAATTGGTTGAACCTGTAGGTGTCAAGATGGAGGAAGTTTTCGTGATTTCCATGAACATTCAAATGAGTAGGCTGCATATTATAGTTGACCCTCTCAGGTGTTGGATTCCCTCTGTACCAACGCAGCCATTCTGAAGAAGTTATTCTACCTGGTGGCGGTGCATATCCATTGGAATAAGATGGAAAACTAGTATCATATCCAAGGGGTCCATAAGTAGAACTCAAAGCTGAATAACTATTTATCGGTGATGGGTTTTCTGGCAATGATGGAGCAGACACAGTAGATTGTACAATGACATCGGTGTACCAAGGAACATTATCTGGCAACAGTGGAGCAGAAGGAACTGGAACAGTATATGTAGCAGATGAGGAAGGGAAGTTTGGAAACTCATCTGCTGAACTGATGACTGCATTCTGAGTTCTATCGATGGAAAGATCGGCCAAGTACGAAGAAGCTAGTTCCTCAATGGGGTGCAACCTGTTGGTATCAAGGGCCCATGCATTGAGTGAAGGATGCCCAGCAGAGATTGGACCCTCAGAAAATGTGTGTGCATTTGATTCCTTCATTGAAGGTTCTAGCAGTTGGAACGATTTGTTCATCCTTGAATTCGTAATGTCACCTTGGAATCCCCACGGATCAATTTGAAATGGATTTTGTGCCATAGGCAGAGATGTAGTACGGCGCAGACAATCATCAGAAGGCAAGACTTTATCATCCTTGTCTTTTGGTGATGAAATCTGCTCATGAGGGGAAAAAAGTGCGTACAATGGTGCAGAATTATACCTCGCTAGAGGCCTGAAGAGAAtcacttcttcttcctccacagCAGAAGGTTTTCCATTAGTGCTGGAACTACTTGGATTGTCTCTTGTATCACATTTTCCATCTTCTCCATTGTCTTTGCGAGTTTTCTGATTAGGGTCATCCCCACTTGTCCATTTGTCAGTGGACTCTACATTACCTGTTTCTTTCTTCTCGTGATTTTCATCAGATCTAGCAGagtaaaattttctttctaattcATCACATATAATCCACTTTTGCAAATTATTAGATCTGTTAGCAATCCTCATTGCTGCTTCACTCATGCGCTGAGCACGCAATTCAGTGCCACTCTCAAAGTTGTTGATGTGTTCCCATCTACAAGAGAAATCTAGTGAGACATGAGAAAAAGCTACAGATGCAAAGCCCCTCAACTCATAGTCTTCCCAAAGTGGGGTACTACTATCTACAAGCTTCCtggtttcttttctattctcatTGAGTTGATTTAGAAGTTCAATAAGCAcataaaaaaagtaagaaatagCTGTTTCACTCTTTTGATCAGTTGCATATACTTCAATGGTATCAAGCATGCTTGCACACCACTCCATGAAAACAAGTACAGAAGGCAATAAGGGACAATGATTCAAAGGACTAGACTTCTGGCATCTTTCAACAAAACGGCCCATGAAAATGAATGCAGCAGCTAATGCCAGCTGTATCAGCACAAGTTGCTGACAATCATTTTTGTCTTTTGATTCATCTTTCTCATGCTTATCAATCAGATTCTTTAGGGTAAATATGAGTATAGAAACTATTTGTAAGGCTCGGAAAGGACCCTTTCTGGCCAAATCCATTTGTCCATAGGACTCCAACATGGTCTTTAGTTTTATATCTTCTAGCTCCATTATTTCATCTAACACTTCAATAGTAGATGCCAATGCAATGGGGAATTTCTCCAAACTGCTTCAGGAGACAAGGGGAAAATAACATCATTTCACATGTAGTAGAAATTGAAATTATGCATTAATGTGCATTATATCAGGATATTTTGTTATCATGACTTAATGTAACATTCCCAATTTACCAATTTATCATAATATGAAATCATATGTCTATttcttattctaaaaaaaattaagtgatcAATAGACTGGATTCTTCAACTTCCTCCAGCAATACGTGTAGACACTAGTATATAAGAAGAGTACCTAAAACTGTATGGGAGTGTAAATGCATATCACAGTGGTAGACACTTGTGTATATTGCCTTGTCCTAAAGAAATGACAGATGAAACTCTGAAACTTGAAAGAATGATATGTTAATTTCAGTGATGCGTTATGTCCTAAAGAAACACATGGAAGAATGATATGTTATTAATGGCTAACTCAAAAGATATGCACAAAATGAAATCCTATTCGAAGATGCATTGAATATGCATAACTCAAGTTGATTATACGGGGAAAATTCAAacttaaaaaggaaagaaaaaacaagaagaaaattctagaacaaaataaattgaatcCAAGATATACCTTGATGTTATGAAGAGGTAACTAACTGTTCTGACTATATGAGACCATAACTTTGTGTCCGTAAAATGATTACTTTCACCTTCAAACAGGTTGCCATTCGAGCTATCATTATTTGGTTGCATTCCAGTCTCTTTGCTGATCCTTTGAGAAGGTTTGAAGAAATCAAAGCAGACTTCACTGGAAACACATTCCAGATGAGATGACCTGTTCTGCAAGATCATTAGAGATGGCAGCTTGTGAAGCTTAGAAACATTAAACATAATAACATATGGATAAAATAGATTATAGTTTATTAAAGAACCTAAATATTATCTTACTTTTTCCAACAGTAAGATAAGATTATCCCAGGCATCAGGAAAAGGTTCTTTAACTGCTAAGCTTCT
The nucleotide sequence above comes from Glycine soja cultivar W05 chromosome 11, ASM419377v2, whole genome shotgun sequence. Encoded proteins:
- the LOC114376418 gene encoding pre-mRNA-splicing factor CWC22 homolog isoform X1, whose product is MARRSSSESEDDARKRSGSESEDEERYRYRRRGAENGKKSSGHRDDGHSGEERSGAKRDGGMRGDRKSTSRDRKEESESSEEEGQIVNKEGVREEKGEDERLRRGGREDEGDGWGGRDSRPGNDQGERRGKKESHRLHHGDRWRGGEEDRWRFKDCHPHSDSKEEDHRELARKSERDRDRDRKRKVERGGDNERDRHACHDSDEEDDREFARKSERGRDRDRRRRVEKDGDNERNHREKDVSRRQEENGKKNDRNGRMVEDANPRRGTIPGGNLNGDVSNLGKSGGVYIPPFKMAMMMKEVQDKSSVEYQRLTWDALRKSINGLVNKVNATNIKNIIPELFAENLIRGRGLFCRSCMKSQMASPGFTDVFAALVAVVNTKFPEVGDLLLRRIVLQLKRAYKRNDKPQLLAAVKFIAHLVNQQAAHEIIALELLTVLLEKPTDDSVEVAVGFVTECGSILQDLSPKGLHGIFERFRGILHEGEIDKRVQFLIEGLFAIRKAKFQGYPAVRPELDLVEQEDQITHEVSLDEEIDPEISLDIFKPDPNFLENEKRYEELKKSMLGEESEDDEEGLDAESDDDDEDDDSDEEDEEEMQIKDETETNLVNLRRTIYLTIMSSVDFEEAGHKLLKIKLEPGQEMELCIMLLECCSQERTYLRYYGLLGQRFCMINKVHQENFEKCFVQQYSMIHRLETNKLRNVAKFFAHLLGTDALPWHVLSYIRLTEEDTTSSSRIFIKILFQELSEHLGIRLLNERLNDLTMQESFESIFPKDNPKNTRFCINFFTSIGLGGLTENLREYLKNMPRLIMQQQKQVSESESDDESGSSDSSDSGSASSDSDSDSASSDETDRASDRRQRKRRRK
- the LOC114376418 gene encoding pre-mRNA-splicing factor CWC22 homolog isoform X2, with product MARRSSSESEDDERYRYRRRGAENGKKSSGHRDDGHSGEERSGAKRDGGMRGDRKSTSRDRKEESESSEEEGQIVNKEGVREEKGEDERLRRGGREDEGDGWGGRDSRPGNDQGERRGKKESHRLHHGDRWRGGEEDRWRFKDCHPHSDSKEEDHRELARKSERDRDRDRKRKVERGGDNERDRHACHDSDEEDDREFARKSERGRDRDRRRRVEKDGDNERNHREKDVSRRQEENGKKNDRNGRMVEDANPRRGTIPGGNLNGDVSNLGKSGGVYIPPFKMAMMMKEVQDKSSVEYQRLTWDALRKSINGLVNKVNATNIKNIIPELFAENLIRGRGLFCRSCMKSQMASPGFTDVFAALVAVVNTKFPEVGDLLLRRIVLQLKRAYKRNDKPQLLAAVKFIAHLVNQQAAHEIIALELLTVLLEKPTDDSVEVAVGFVTECGSILQDLSPKGLHGIFERFRGILHEGEIDKRVQFLIEGLFAIRKAKFQGYPAVRPELDLVEQEDQITHEVSLDEEIDPEISLDIFKPDPNFLENEKRYEELKKSMLGEESEDDEEGLDAESDDDDEDDDSDEEDEEEMQIKDETETNLVNLRRTIYLTIMSSVDFEEAGHKLLKIKLEPGQEMELCIMLLECCSQERTYLRYYGLLGQRFCMINKVHQENFEKCFVQQYSMIHRLETNKLRNVAKFFAHLLGTDALPWHVLSYIRLTEEDTTSSSRIFIKILFQELSEHLGIRLLNERLNDLTMQESFESIFPKDNPKNTRFCINFFTSIGLGGLTENLREYLKNMPRLIMQQQKQVSESESDDESGSSDSSDSGSASSDSDSDSASSDETDRASDRRQRKRRRK
- the LOC114376416 gene encoding protein SMG7L-like isoform X1 — encoded protein: MTTNSSLPSGVHKEKHILFEIGNSERQLWALIHSKGLLHSDVQVLYHNIRSSYERAILNNHTHSELQEVEYSLWKLHYKHIDEFRKIMKRSSGNAENKKSGMPKDGVVQINNDNHIQAFKSFLSEATEFYQTLIVKLRKHYGVPEEALFHKKGCVSASFEPESMLKCQYLCHRCLVCMGDLARYKQHYENLDAQKQNWSVSATHYLEATRIWPDSGNPQNQLAVLATYIGDDFLALYHCVRSLAVKEPFPDAWDNLILLLEKNRSSHLECVSSEVCFDFFKPSQRISKETGMQPNNDSSNGNLFEGESNHFTDTKLWSHIVRTVSYLFITSSSLEKFPIALASTIEVLDEIMELEDIKLKTMLESYGQMDLARKGPFRALQIVSILIFTLKNLIDKHEKDESKDKNDCQQLVLIQLALAAAFIFMGRFVERCQKSSPLNHCPLLPSVLVFMEWCASMLDTIEVYATDQKSETAISYFFYVLIELLNQLNENRKETRKLVDSSTPLWEDYELRGFASVAFSHVSLDFSCRWEHINNFESGTELRAQRMSEAAMRIANRSNNLQKWIICDELERKFYSARSDENHEKKETGNVESTDKWTSGDDPNQKTRKDNGEDGKCDTRDNPSSSSTNGKPSAVEEEEVILFRPLARYNSAPLYALFSPHEQISSPKDKDDKVLPSDDCLRRTTSLPMAQNPFQIDPWGFQGDITNSRMNKSFQLLEPSMKESNAHTFSEGPISAGHPSLNAWALDTNRLHPIEELASSYLADLSIDRTQNAVISSADEFPNFPSSSATYTVPVPSAPLLPDNVPWYTDVIVQSTVSAPSLPENPSPINSYSALSSTYGPLGYDTSFPSYSNGYAPPPGRITSSEWLRWYRGNPTPERVNYNMQPTHLNVHGNHENFLHLDTYRFNQFDQWGNPSSPNQYTYVKPPGPPPLLPGYYPYAFGAGEHITNHFHNFQRPSPYGCGSVTEQRNEPLPLLEYLKEREWRLQQDPSLRGPTFTGN
- the LOC114376416 gene encoding protein SMG7L-like isoform X2 → MTTNSSLPSGVHKEKHILFEIGNSERQLWALIHSKGLLHSDVQVLYHNIRSSYERAILNNHTHSELQEVEYSLWKLHYKHIDEFRKIMKRSSGNAENKKSGMPKDGVVQINNDNHIQAFKSFLSEATEFYQTLIVKLRKHYGVPEEALFHKKGCVSASFEPESMLKCQYLCHRCLVCMGDLARYKQHYENLDAQKQNWSVSATHYLEATRIWPDSGNPQNQLAVLATYIGDDFLALYHCVRSLAVKEPFPDAWDNLILLLEKNRSSHLECVSSEVCFDFFKPSQRISKETGMQPNNDSSNGNLFEGESNHFTDTKLWSHIVRTVSYLFITSSLEKFPIALASTIEVLDEIMELEDIKLKTMLESYGQMDLARKGPFRALQIVSILIFTLKNLIDKHEKDESKDKNDCQQLVLIQLALAAAFIFMGRFVERCQKSSPLNHCPLLPSVLVFMEWCASMLDTIEVYATDQKSETAISYFFYVLIELLNQLNENRKETRKLVDSSTPLWEDYELRGFASVAFSHVSLDFSCRWEHINNFESGTELRAQRMSEAAMRIANRSNNLQKWIICDELERKFYSARSDENHEKKETGNVESTDKWTSGDDPNQKTRKDNGEDGKCDTRDNPSSSSTNGKPSAVEEEEVILFRPLARYNSAPLYALFSPHEQISSPKDKDDKVLPSDDCLRRTTSLPMAQNPFQIDPWGFQGDITNSRMNKSFQLLEPSMKESNAHTFSEGPISAGHPSLNAWALDTNRLHPIEELASSYLADLSIDRTQNAVISSADEFPNFPSSSATYTVPVPSAPLLPDNVPWYTDVIVQSTVSAPSLPENPSPINSYSALSSTYGPLGYDTSFPSYSNGYAPPPGRITSSEWLRWYRGNPTPERVNYNMQPTHLNVHGNHENFLHLDTYRFNQFDQWGNPSSPNQYTYVKPPGPPPLLPGYYPYAFGAGEHITNHFHNFQRPSPYGCGSVTEQRNEPLPLLEYLKEREWRLQQDPSLRGPTFTGN
- the LOC114376416 gene encoding protein SMG7L-like isoform X3, which codes for MTTNSSLPSGVHKEKHILFEIGNSERQLWALIHSKGLLHSDVQVLYHNIRSSYERAILNNHTHSELQEVEYSLWKLHYKHIDEFRKIMKRSSGNAENKKSGMPKDGVVQINNDNHIQAFKSFLSEATEFYQTLIVKLRKHYGVPEEALFHKKGCVSASFEPESMLKCQYLCHRCLVCMGDLARYKQHYENLDAQKQNWSVSATHYLEATRIWPDSGNPQNQNRSSHLECVSSEVCFDFFKPSQRISKETGMQPNNDSSNGNLFEGESNHFTDTKLWSHIVRTVSYLFITSSSLEKFPIALASTIEVLDEIMELEDIKLKTMLESYGQMDLARKGPFRALQIVSILIFTLKNLIDKHEKDESKDKNDCQQLVLIQLALAAAFIFMGRFVERCQKSSPLNHCPLLPSVLVFMEWCASMLDTIEVYATDQKSETAISYFFYVLIELLNQLNENRKETRKLVDSSTPLWEDYELRGFASVAFSHVSLDFSCRWEHINNFESGTELRAQRMSEAAMRIANRSNNLQKWIICDELERKFYSARSDENHEKKETGNVESTDKWTSGDDPNQKTRKDNGEDGKCDTRDNPSSSSTNGKPSAVEEEEVILFRPLARYNSAPLYALFSPHEQISSPKDKDDKVLPSDDCLRRTTSLPMAQNPFQIDPWGFQGDITNSRMNKSFQLLEPSMKESNAHTFSEGPISAGHPSLNAWALDTNRLHPIEELASSYLADLSIDRTQNAVISSADEFPNFPSSSATYTVPVPSAPLLPDNVPWYTDVIVQSTVSAPSLPENPSPINSYSALSSTYGPLGYDTSFPSYSNGYAPPPGRITSSEWLRWYRGNPTPERVNYNMQPTHLNVHGNHENFLHLDTYRFNQFDQWGNPSSPNQYTYVKPPGPPPLLPGYYPYAFGAGEHITNHFHNFQRPSPYGCGSVTEQRNEPLPLLEYLKEREWRLQQDPSLRGPTFTGN